From a single Bacteroidota bacterium genomic region:
- a CDS encoding sigma-54-dependent Fis family transcriptional regulator has product MTNDNEHKKNIDPRVLAYLAYVEKLQLAVTENPIRGNISLEEFEKIDKLIKTSIIEKVNREKLLEKNSIQKDDPTLKDDSDLAYNKKTNLLSLNEKEFMKAFFKNHGILSRNRKMLYIFERIVRFRKGIEVIITGETGTGKEGIAKAFHRLSKRPGKLRVVNAAEMTGDLFKDKLMGHVKGAFAGAYEPRAGEIELAHNGTLFLDEIGDIDPEIQEELLRVLQEKTVQRDGSPKIYKVNFRLLSATNKNISNQIKLGKMRSDFAARIASGVSIELPPIKDRLSDVPLLAHHFFVKELSILQKEDNTENEPMKEYKPGIMKSQEDIKLDNLSFEIKPDDFNFLMKKNWSEWNIRGLEKYIRKVATAVDSLFGDISQLDKLSFFKLLEDPDADLDEFAKLSKYKSNQNYKLFKLLAENKYRDDPTSENSDDKRDVFIRKINTVILQIGRDVSYRENSICDIIISLLVENHMINRSDLESYIRNKLSQLVNANILTIGKLYFKKEAPNAIKELKQIRVDLISN; this is encoded by the coding sequence ATGACCAATGATAATGAACATAAAAAGAATATTGATCCTAGAGTCCTTGCATATCTTGCCTATGTTGAGAAATTGCAGTTGGCTGTTACTGAAAATCCAATTAGAGGTAATATTAGTCTCGAGGAATTTGAGAAGATAGATAAATTAATCAAGACCTCGATAATTGAGAAAGTGAATAGGGAAAAACTATTAGAAAAAAATAGTATACAAAAAGACGATCCGACCTTAAAAGATGATTCTGATCTAGCGTACAATAAAAAAACAAATCTATTATCTCTAAATGAAAAAGAATTCATGAAAGCTTTTTTTAAAAATCATGGGATATTATCGCGAAACAGGAAGATGTTGTATATATTCGAACGTATCGTACGATTCCGTAAAGGAATAGAAGTCATTATTACCGGAGAAACAGGAACTGGAAAAGAAGGCATTGCCAAAGCGTTCCACCGGCTTTCGAAAAGACCTGGAAAATTAAGAGTAGTAAATGCAGCAGAGATGACAGGAGATCTTTTTAAGGACAAGTTAATGGGACATGTAAAGGGTGCATTTGCAGGTGCCTATGAACCTAGAGCCGGAGAAATTGAGCTGGCACACAATGGTACTCTTTTTTTAGATGAAATTGGCGACATTGATCCTGAAATTCAAGAAGAGTTACTTAGAGTATTGCAGGAAAAAACTGTCCAAAGAGATGGAAGCCCTAAAATTTATAAAGTCAATTTTAGGTTGTTAAGTGCCACTAACAAGAATATATCTAACCAAATTAAATTGGGTAAAATGCGAAGTGATTTTGCAGCCAGAATTGCAAGTGGCGTCAGCATAGAGTTACCTCCAATTAAAGACCGATTGTCCGATGTTCCCCTATTAGCACATCATTTTTTTGTAAAAGAGTTATCAATTCTTCAAAAAGAGGATAATACAGAAAATGAACCAATGAAAGAGTATAAACCTGGGATTATGAAATCACAGGAGGATATTAAATTGGACAATTTATCGTTTGAAATCAAACCGGATGACTTTAATTTCCTCATGAAGAAGAATTGGTCTGAGTGGAATATTCGTGGTCTTGAAAAATATATCAGAAAAGTAGCTACGGCTGTTGATAGTTTATTTGGAGATATTAGCCAGCTAGATAAATTATCATTTTTTAAGCTTCTTGAAGATCCCGATGCAGATCTTGATGAATTTGCAAAACTATCAAAGTATAAATCAAATCAAAACTATAAGTTGTTCAAACTTCTTGCTGAAAATAAGTATAGAGATGATCCCACTTCAGAAAACTCTGATGATAAACGTGATGTTTTTATTAGAAAGATTAATACAGTAATCTTACAAATTGGACGAGACGTATCTTACCGGGAAAATTCAATATGTGATATAATAATTTCTCTTCTTGTTGAAAACCATATGATAAATAGATCAGATTTGGAAAGTTACATAAGAAATAAATTATCTCAATTAGTAAACGCAAATATTCTTACCATCGGTAAACTATACTTTAAGAAGGAAGCCCCTAATGCTATTAAAGAGTTAAAACAAATTCGTGTGGACTTAATTTCTAATTAA